One window of the Runella slithyformis DSM 19594 genome contains the following:
- a CDS encoding Gfo/Idh/MocA family protein, whose translation MSTLNTPVRVLVVGCGNMGASHAAAYHNSEGFEICGIVSTGKSKEVLNEKLGGGYPLYSDYAEALKATAPDAVCISTYPDTHEAFAVMAFEHGCHVFIEKPVADTVEGAKRVVAAAVKANKKLVVGYILRHHPSWEKFVELAQTLGKPLVMRMNLNQQSHGYMWDVHRNLMKSLSPIVDCGVHYIDVMCQMTRSKPVWVSAIGARMTEDIPAGNYNYGQLQIRFEDGSVGWYEAGWGPMMSETAFFVKDVVGPKGCVSIVAKDAGGSGKSDNVDAHTKTESLRLHHADLDANNHFVKEDEWINLTDEPDHQELCNREQRYFLKAIVEDLDLTDHMNDAVNSLQIAFACDESVRTGEVVRL comes from the coding sequence ATGTCAACACTTAATACACCTGTGCGCGTTCTGGTGGTAGGATGCGGTAACATGGGCGCCTCTCACGCTGCGGCGTATCATAACTCCGAAGGGTTCGAAATCTGCGGAATCGTTTCGACCGGGAAAAGTAAAGAAGTCTTAAATGAAAAACTGGGTGGTGGTTATCCGCTGTATTCAGACTATGCTGAAGCCCTCAAGGCGACTGCCCCCGATGCGGTTTGTATCTCGACCTATCCCGATACGCACGAAGCGTTTGCGGTCATGGCCTTTGAGCATGGATGCCATGTATTCATCGAAAAACCCGTTGCGGATACCGTAGAAGGGGCAAAACGCGTGGTGGCAGCGGCTGTTAAAGCCAACAAAAAACTGGTAGTAGGCTATATTTTGCGGCATCATCCGTCGTGGGAAAAATTTGTGGAATTGGCACAAACCTTGGGCAAACCGCTGGTCATGCGTATGAATCTCAACCAGCAAAGCCACGGCTATATGTGGGATGTTCATCGTAATCTGATGAAAAGCCTGAGTCCGATTGTCGATTGCGGCGTCCACTACATTGATGTGATGTGTCAGATGACGCGCTCAAAACCCGTTTGGGTATCGGCCATCGGTGCGCGCATGACCGAAGATATTCCGGCCGGAAACTATAATTACGGTCAGTTGCAGATTCGTTTTGAAGACGGTTCCGTGGGTTGGTACGAAGCAGGGTGGGGGCCTATGATGAGCGAAACGGCCTTCTTTGTGAAAGATGTGGTAGGCCCCAAAGGCTGTGTTTCCATCGTAGCCAAAGATGCCGGCGGAAGCGGTAAGTCAGACAATGTGGATGCCCACACCAAAACGGAATCGCTGCGCCTTCACCACGCCGATTTGGACGCCAACAACCATTTTGTAAAAGAGGATGAATGGATCAACCTTACCGACGAACCGGATCATCAGGAGCTTTGTAACCGCGAACAGCGCTATTTCCTGAAAGCCATTGTCGAAGACCTGGATCTGACCGACCACATGAACGATGCCGTCAACAGTCTGCAGATCGCTTTTGCCTGCGATGAGTCGGTACGTACCGGCGAAGTGGTTCGGTTGTAA
- a CDS encoding PVC-type heme-binding CxxCH protein: MPNAPLKIFIAMSLVSVVSFTGTDTLQNEYRAESATDSNQVYVPDDLEATLWAEAPLFYNPTNMDIDAKGRVWITEAVNYREFNNKPDKKLHFDQGDRVVILEDTDGDGKADKSKVFVQDKDLVAPLGIGVIGNKIIVSCAPNIIIYTDENGDDIPDKKEIFLTGFGGLDHDHSLHSLTAGPDGRWHFNTGNAGPHNVKDKNGWNLRSGSLYTGGTPYNKENQGNQKSDDGRVWVGGLSLRINPDGTGLKVMAHNFRNSYEIAIDSYGNYWQNDNDDQVVTCRTSWVMEGSNAGYFSADGTRTWQADRRPDQDMFTAHWHQEDPGVLVAGDNTGAGSPTGMLVYEGDALGAKYRGTVLSCEAGRNVVWAYWPQPKGAGYDLSKRVDFISSFPKVEAHYVWNETGEDKRKWFRPSDAATGPDGAIYVADWYDPIVGGHAMHDKKGYGRIYRITPKGKKLITPNLDLSTTEGQIEALKNPAINVRNLGFVALKAKGDRVIPKVKMLLNDPNPYIQARAVWLLAQLGGPGKAEVEKVLVESNDENLKITAFRALKSEPDGQKVPPFLPITGTEKGLLRETAIALRDVSYEQSKQQLNQLFASFDGQDRYYLEALGIGLDGKEEAFYKDIRAGWPKDPVSWTPKQAWLTWRLHPKAALGDLRVRAGAKSLSSEERKRAITAIAFIKDKEAALTMLELSKSTLKDVSEQAFYWVNFRKTNDWQDLLNWQQAAATQLKPAQKKMLQLQEVMLNAKAPIAEREKAAKALGADVYGAQLLLANAGEYKIPKELKPVIAETIFMNPDRSIRMMAGDYFPRPGGKGLSVNLAASLPPDATKGKQLFQANCATCHRFDTEGKDIGPDLSLINKKFDKNGLLDAIINPSAGLAFGYEPWIIQTKDKNTYYGFLAGDGATVVIKDAAGQTTGIKATNIVSRKQLQNSLMPEASSLGLKEKDLSDLAGYLLKLPSGE, translated from the coding sequence ATGCCTAATGCGCCATTGAAAATTTTTATTGCGATGAGTTTGGTTTCCGTTGTATCGTTTACCGGAACCGATACCCTGCAAAATGAGTACCGAGCGGAATCAGCGACCGACTCCAATCAGGTGTATGTACCGGACGATCTGGAAGCTACCCTTTGGGCAGAAGCGCCGCTGTTTTATAATCCTACCAACATGGACATTGATGCCAAGGGACGGGTTTGGATCACGGAAGCGGTCAATTACCGGGAATTCAATAACAAACCCGATAAGAAACTTCACTTTGACCAAGGCGACCGCGTCGTGATTTTGGAGGATACCGATGGCGACGGAAAAGCCGACAAATCCAAGGTTTTTGTGCAGGACAAAGACTTGGTGGCTCCGTTGGGCATCGGAGTAATCGGCAATAAGATCATTGTCAGCTGCGCACCGAACATAATTATTTATACCGACGAGAACGGGGATGATATTCCCGATAAAAAAGAAATCTTTCTGACGGGTTTCGGCGGACTTGACCACGACCATTCGCTACATTCGCTCACGGCGGGTCCCGACGGGCGCTGGCATTTTAATACCGGCAACGCGGGACCGCACAATGTCAAAGATAAAAACGGGTGGAACCTGCGCTCCGGAAGCCTCTACACCGGCGGAACCCCCTATAACAAAGAGAATCAGGGAAACCAAAAAAGCGACGACGGACGCGTGTGGGTAGGCGGCCTGTCACTGCGTATCAATCCCGACGGAACGGGGCTGAAAGTAATGGCCCATAATTTCCGTAACAGCTACGAAATTGCCATTGACAGCTACGGCAATTATTGGCAAAATGACAACGATGACCAGGTCGTTACCTGCCGGACGAGTTGGGTGATGGAAGGCTCAAATGCGGGCTACTTCAGCGCCGACGGCACCCGTACCTGGCAAGCTGACCGCCGCCCCGATCAGGATATGTTTACGGCACATTGGCATCAGGAAGACCCGGGCGTACTGGTAGCAGGCGACAATACGGGTGCGGGTTCTCCCACGGGAATGCTCGTATACGAAGGGGATGCGCTGGGCGCAAAATACCGGGGAACCGTGTTAAGCTGCGAAGCCGGACGCAACGTGGTGTGGGCGTATTGGCCTCAACCTAAAGGTGCCGGCTATGACCTGAGCAAACGGGTTGATTTCATCAGTTCTTTTCCCAAGGTAGAAGCCCATTATGTATGGAACGAAACGGGCGAAGATAAACGCAAATGGTTCCGCCCCAGCGACGCTGCCACGGGCCCCGACGGTGCCATTTATGTGGCCGACTGGTACGACCCGATCGTGGGCGGTCACGCCATGCATGATAAAAAAGGCTACGGACGCATTTACCGTATTACGCCCAAAGGCAAAAAACTGATCACTCCCAACCTCGACCTATCAACCACCGAAGGGCAAATCGAAGCGCTCAAAAACCCGGCGATTAATGTTCGGAATTTGGGGTTTGTGGCGTTGAAAGCCAAAGGTGACCGGGTAATTCCTAAGGTCAAAATGCTGTTAAACGACCCTAACCCTTACATTCAGGCCAGAGCCGTGTGGCTGCTGGCACAACTGGGCGGTCCGGGCAAAGCCGAAGTTGAAAAAGTATTGGTGGAAAGCAACGACGAAAATTTGAAGATAACTGCGTTTCGGGCGTTAAAATCCGAACCCGATGGACAAAAAGTCCCCCCCTTCCTCCCAATAACGGGAACCGAAAAGGGGCTTCTGCGTGAAACAGCGATCGCCCTCCGCGATGTTTCGTATGAGCAATCCAAACAACAACTCAATCAATTGTTTGCGTCCTTCGACGGTCAGGACCGCTACTATCTGGAAGCCTTGGGCATAGGGCTTGACGGCAAAGAAGAGGCATTTTACAAAGACATCCGTGCCGGTTGGCCCAAAGACCCCGTAAGTTGGACCCCCAAACAGGCATGGTTGACATGGCGTCTGCACCCAAAGGCTGCCCTCGGTGATCTGCGAGTTCGCGCCGGAGCCAAATCGCTATCTTCCGAAGAGCGTAAACGGGCCATCACGGCCATTGCCTTTATCAAAGACAAAGAGGCCGCTTTGACGATGCTGGAACTCTCCAAAAGCACCCTGAAGGATGTATCCGAACAGGCCTTTTACTGGGTCAATTTCCGAAAAACCAACGATTGGCAGGACCTGCTCAACTGGCAACAGGCAGCGGCTACACAACTCAAGCCCGCCCAAAAGAAAATGCTTCAGTTACAGGAAGTAATGCTGAATGCCAAAGCGCCCATCGCTGAGCGCGAAAAAGCCGCCAAAGCATTGGGGGCAGATGTGTACGGTGCCCAACTGTTATTGGCTAATGCCGGCGAATACAAAATTCCGAAAGAACTCAAACCGGTCATAGCCGAGACCATTTTCATGAATCCCGACCGCAGCATTCGGATGATGGCGGGTGACTATTTCCCCCGTCCGGGTGGAAAAGGGCTATCGGTCAATTTGGCGGCGAGTCTGCCACCGGATGCCACCAAAGGTAAACAACTGTTTCAGGCCAATTGCGCCACTTGTCACCGTTTTGACACCGAGGGCAAAGACATCGGGCCCGATTTGAGCCTAATCAATAAGAAATTCGATAAAAACGGTTTGCTGGATGCCATCATCAATCCAAGTGCGGGCCTGGCTTTTGGCTATGAACCTTGGATCATTCAAACGAAGGACAAAAATACGTATTACGGGTTTCTCGCGGGCGACGGTGCCACGGTCGTCATCAAAGATGCCGCCGGGCAAACCACGGGCATCAAGGCTACGAACATTGTTTCCCGTAAACAACTCCAAAACAGCCTCATGCCGGAAGCCTCCTCGTTGGGGTTGAAGGAAAAAGACTTGTCAGACCTGGCCGGCTATCTGCTGAAACTGCCTTCGGGGGAATAA
- a CDS encoding Fur family transcriptional regulator — MHNSHLQAATLRLDRFLELKGYRRTQERYTILEEIYSHQGHHHFDAHQLREILLSKGFHLSMATVYNTLELFVEAGLIKKHQFGNAPASHYERTLGSRQHDHVVCLDCHLVKEFCDPRMATIETTVGEWFQTRVLQHSLVFYGRCTDELCCHRNEKNVN; from the coding sequence ATGCATAATTCACATCTCCAAGCGGCAACGTTGCGACTTGACCGGTTTTTGGAGTTGAAAGGCTACCGTCGCACGCAGGAACGTTATACGATACTGGAGGAAATCTATTCACACCAAGGCCATCATCATTTTGACGCGCACCAATTGCGGGAAATCCTGTTGAGTAAAGGATTTCATCTCAGCATGGCTACGGTTTACAATACACTTGAACTGTTTGTCGAGGCGGGATTGATCAAAAAACATCAGTTTGGCAATGCACCGGCATCTCATTACGAACGAACGCTCGGCAGTCGCCAACACGACCATGTAGTTTGTTTGGACTGCCATTTGGTCAAAGAGTTTTGTGATCCGCGCATGGCCACCATCGAAACGACCGTAGGAGAATGGTTTCAAACGCGGGTTTTACAACATTCGTTGGTTTTTTACGGGCGCTGTACCGATGAACTGTGCTGTCACAGAAATGAGAAAAATGTGAATTAA